The Gemmatimonadaceae bacterium genomic sequence CGCACTGTACGTGACATAGGCGACCGGCTCCGTCGTGTTGTGGCTCTGGTCCGTCGGCTCGTCCGGCGGCGTAACCCACGTTACCACGACCGCGAGCCGGTCGCTTCATTCTGACTGACCCCAATTTTGGAGGAGCCCATTTGGGGGGCGGGGGCTGGTTGCGGGCGCGGCGCTAGGTCGCGCACTCGGCGCCGAATCGGTCGGGCTCGTAACCGCTTCCTGGGCACTGACAACGGGGCTTCCGCCCTATGATGCGGCGCGCGCGACGAGCTGGAGGGCGGAGGTGCGGGGTGGCCGCCCATAGTCCCGCAACATCGGGGTCAGAGTCACCGAGAATTTGGTTCGCTGACTCTGACCCCAATCTGGATGTGACCCCGATTTGGATGACCTCGATTTGGGGGGGCTAGAGGAGGGCGCGGAGGTGGGTGACGCAGGCGGCGCCGAGTCGGTCGGGGGCGTAGCCGCCCTCGAGCGCGCTGACGAGGCGGCCTCCGCACCATGCGGCGGCGCGCTCTACGAGCTGGCGGGTGAGCGCGTCGACATGCTCGTGCTCGAGGGTGAAGCCGCCCAGGGGATCGCCGTTGAGGGAGTCGAAGCCGGCGGAGACGAGGATGAGGTCGGGGATCCAGGAGGTCGTCGCGGCGTCGACGGCGCGCGTGAGGGCGTCGACGTAGCGCTGGGCGGGGAGACCGGGGGGCATGGGGACGTTCCAGACGGAACCGTGCGGGCCGCGGTCCTCGGCGGGGCCGGTGCCGGGGTACCAGGGCCACTGGTGCATGGAGACGAAATGGATGTCAGGCTCCTGCTCCACCAGGGCCTGCGTCCCGTTGCCATGGTGCACGTCCCAGTCGATGATGAGGACGCGCCGTGCGCCATGCCGCATCCGTGCGTAGTGCGCAGCAATGGCGACGTTGCCGAAGAGGCAGAAGCCCATGGCGCGAGCGCGCAGCGCGTGATGTCCCGGCGGGCGCACGGCGGCGAAGCTGCGCAGCACGCGCCCCTCGAACGCCAGGTCGACGCCATCGAGCACGGCGCCGCATGCGGCGCGCGCAGCGTCGCACGATCCCTCGCTGGCCACGGTGTCGGCGTCGAGGTGCCCGCCGCCGCCAGTTGCAACCGCTGCGGCATGCGCGATGTAGGCCGAGTCGTGCACGATGGCCAGTTCCTCCACCGTGGCGTGCCGCGCCTCGAGATGCTCGAGCGCCTGATAGAGGTCGAAGTCGTTGCGCAGCGCGCGCGGGATGGCACGCAGGCGGCCGACGTGCTCGGGGTGACTCCACCCGGTATCGTGTCGGCCGCAGTCGGCATGGCTGATGTAGGCGACGGTCATCGGGCTCCGCGCAGTCGGCGTGACGACCACTCAACGAGGAGTGCGGTGAGGAAGATGGCGAAGAGGAGTGCATCCCAGGGCGTGGTTCCCTGCGCGCCGTGCGTCGCCGACGCGCCGGCGCCTGGGCGCCCGAGCGCGGAGACGAGGGCGGCGTAGGGCGCCTCGTCGACGACGGGCGCCTCCGCCAGCTGCACGAGGGGCGCGTAGGCGACGGACGAGACGAGCGATGAC encodes the following:
- a CDS encoding histone deacetylase — its product is MTVAYISHADCGRHDTGWSHPEHVGRLRAIPRALRNDFDLYQALEHLEARHATVEELAIVHDSAYIAHAAAVATGGGGHLDADTVASEGSCDAARAACGAVLDGVDLAFEGRVLRSFAAVRPPGHHALRARAMGFCLFGNVAIAAHYARMRHGARRVLIIDWDVHHGNGTQALVEQEPDIHFVSMHQWPWYPGTGPAEDRGPHGSVWNVPMPPGLPAQRYVDALTRAVDAATTSWIPDLILVSAGFDSLNGDPLGGFTLEHEHVDALTRQLVERAAAWCGGRLVSALEGGYAPDRLGAACVTHLRALL